The genomic segment TCTTCTGGGAATGTACCCTGCGCTGCAACCTGCACTGTCTGCACTGCGGTAGCGACTGTCTGAAGGACGCCATTCCCGACATGCCTCGTGAAGATTTCATGGCGGTACTTGACCACCTGGCCCCCCACATCGACCCCAAGCATTTTATGGTGGTCATTACCGGCGGCGAACCGCTGATGCGCCAGGACCTGGTGGAATGCGGTCAGGAAATCAAGAAACGAGGTTACCCCTGGGGCATGGTCAGCAACGCTCTCGCCATGACTCCCCAGAAGTTCGTGGACTTGCTGAACGCAGGCCTTCGTTCCTTGACTATCAGCCTTGACGGTCTCCACGACAGCCACAACCACTTCCGCGGCAGTCCCAACAGTTTCGACAACGCCATCCGTGCCATCAATATGGCAGCCCACACGCCGGGCCTTACCTTTGACACCATGACCTGCGTCAATAAGCAGAACCTGCCAGAGCTTCCGGAAATCCGCGACATGCTGGTAAAAATGGGTGTCAAGCGCTGGCGTATCGCCACCGTCTTCCCCAAGGGCCGAGCCAAGGACAACCCGCTTTTCCAACTGACCAACAAGGAATTTAAGCAGGTCTTTGACTTCATCCGCGAAACCAAGAGGATGGGCGTCATCAATGTGAACTACGGCTGCGAGGGATTCCTGGGCAGCTACGAGAAGGAAGCTCGCAATTACCCGTTCTTCTGCCGCGCCGGCGTGAACGTGGGATCCGTTCTTGCCAACGGTGACATTTCCGCATGCCCAAGCCTTCGTGGCGACTACATCCAGGGAAATATCTACAAGGATGACATCTGGGATGTTTGGCAGAACAAGTACCAGATCATGCGCGACCGCAAGTGGACACGCCTAGGCGACTGCAAGACCTGCAAGTACTGGCGTTACTGCGAAGGTTCCAGTCTCCATCTTCGCGATGAGAAAACCAAGGAACTTGCATACTGCCACGTAAAGCGTCTTGAAGATGCCGGGGCATAACTCGCACAAAGCCACTTTTTTACAACATTCACTATGGTTAGGATTTTTATGAACTTTCGCAAACATTGGAAAAAGTGGCTCTTCATCAACATGTGTGGGTGGCTTCGCCACCCTTTTTTGTTGACTTTCG from the Fibrobacter sp. genome contains:
- a CDS encoding TIGR04133 family radical SAM/SPASM protein — its product is MKLGLKKRLALEFYRLYRHNEIKTHPLTYFFWECTLRCNLHCLHCGSDCLKDAIPDMPREDFMAVLDHLAPHIDPKHFMVVITGGEPLMRQDLVECGQEIKKRGYPWGMVSNALAMTPQKFVDLLNAGLRSLTISLDGLHDSHNHFRGSPNSFDNAIRAINMAAHTPGLTFDTMTCVNKQNLPELPEIRDMLVKMGVKRWRIATVFPKGRAKDNPLFQLTNKEFKQVFDFIRETKRMGVINVNYGCEGFLGSYEKEARNYPFFCRAGVNVGSVLANGDISACPSLRGDYIQGNIYKDDIWDVWQNKYQIMRDRKWTRLGDCKTCKYWRYCEGSSLHLRDEKTKELAYCHVKRLEDAGA